A window from Candidatus Bathyarchaeota archaeon encodes these proteins:
- a CDS encoding Lrp/AsnC family transcriptional regulator, with amino-acid sequence MELDEKDIEILRLLQRDAKMSVKEISERLDSPVTTVYSRIKRLEDLGFIRGYTALLDASKLGRGTTAFILASFTYRAPGIEKTLDQRQIAREVARFPEVQEVHIITGDWDILIKVKDRDVASIGRFVIDKLRTVEGIEKTLTCMVFETLKETQSIQLAEAHKEGGSRDPFNWSKQPIQRRDPKYK; translated from the coding sequence ATGGAGCTTGATGAGAAGGACATCGAGATTTTGAGGCTCCTCCAGAGGGACGCGAAGATGAGTGTGAAAGAGATAAGTGAGAGGCTAGACAGCCCCGTTACAACGGTATACTCGAGGATCAAGAGGCTTGAGGATTTAGGGTTTATAAGGGGTTATACTGCCCTCCTCGACGCCTCAAAGCTTGGGAGGGGGACAACCGCCTTCATCCTAGCATCCTTCACCTACAGGGCCCCGGGGATAGAGAAGACCCTGGACCAGCGCCAGATAGCCAGAGAGGTGGCCAGATTCCCGGAGGTCCAAGAGGTCCACATCATAACCGGGGACTGGGATATACTGATAAAGGTGAAGGACAGGGACGTCGCCTCAATAGGGAGGTTCGTGATAGACAAGCTGAGGACAGTGGAGGGGATAGAGAAGACCCTAACCTGCATGGTCTTCGAGACCTTGAAGGAGACCCAAAGCATCCAGCTGGCCGAAGCCCATAAAGAAGGGGGATCAAGAGATCCATTCAATTGGTCCAAGCAGCCCATCCAGAGGAGAGATCCCAAATATAAATGA